A single window of Rhodamnia argentea isolate NSW1041297 chromosome 5, ASM2092103v1, whole genome shotgun sequence DNA harbors:
- the LOC115739921 gene encoding myosin-binding protein 2, producing MAANKFATMVHRNTNKMTLILIYAVLEWTLIGLLLLNSLFSYLIVRFAGYFGLKRPCLLCSRIDHLFEPGKTKLHHRGLVCESHATEISRLVYCFNHQKLVELQDMCEDCSSSLQLGPAKDDDDDDKAKCCCRCCGASVEKNSHFSPCASIKSCFDSPDDTQKGYFVTEAEDGDFRSGSELFVKEGIQGIEEAGRFVVVSEDCQAFGDVKLELEEDDKCSSPSSEYGVKEMVENDDGKVELVTEKVREVLAEDDRNVFVVERRMPDETDQSMLQFGGGKGQSAAVNELSSRHLEFVEVSEDRQAYWGVKVEPKEEEEDKCSSPSSESGIKEMVENEDHKVELEIEKEQRVIAEDDRNVFFVRRHMSDETDPRMLQFGSRKRQSKAGMELSSRHLEFYIGNNECELIPVELKGLYTIKEEDHENCGQQDVILDFCSSPGKQIEVVEDKVKGDSLQSEGFTIKFETKELKKIDSSEAAELDENVLYHAQEKDSNEQVAVTQATRTFGVGSDDVLQGTAETAGGFESSDFHPGAEEECNSQNDEVDAEISIGTEIPDQETVDEIHTQESFPSFHCTQEDTSTRYDILSANFEHGFMQTERNIEFHTVSFGASELEDNGQVQLCMESNENIEDEKMPDTPTSIDSLHRRLLLLDRRESGMEDSVESLDGSVISDIDGGEGTLTVEKLKSALRSERKALHALYAELEEERSASAVAASQTMAMINRLQEEKAAMQMEALQYQRMMEEQSEYDQEALQLLNDLMVKREKEKEELEQELEVYRQKVEEYKAKEHMMIVRRHRTSSASCSNSEDGDGLLVDLNGEAKEEGGLSGDRNGSHEKTPSDAVVYLEESLEDFEEERLYILEQLKALEEKLFGMSYEEGQHFEDVKPMICHSYKENGNGHSDHLSNGGGNGNGNGYSKMNGKHQEHRGLGGPKAKRLLPLFDAVGAETELDGELCGDEHHAEDKRLAIEEEVDYVYERLQALEADREFLKHCVNSLRKGDKGLHLLQEILQHLRDLRTVEVRVRNMTDGVMQ from the exons ATGGCGGCCAACAAGTTTGCGACCATGGTTCACAGGAACACCAACAAGATGACCCTCATTCTGATCTACGCCGTTCTCGAGTGGACTCTGAtcggcctcctcctcctcaactctctcttctcttaCCTCATCGTCCGATTCGCCGGTTACTTCGGCCTCAAGAGGCCCTGCCTCTTGTGTTCCAGGATCGATCACCTGTTTGAGCCCGGCAAGACCAAGCTCCATCACAGAGGCCTTGTCTGCGAGAGCCACGCCACCGAAATCTCCCGGCTGGTGTACTGCTTCAATCACCAGAAGTTAGTAGAGCTCCAAGACATGTGCGAGGATTGCTCGTCCTCTTTGCAACTCGGCCCGGCTaaggatgacgacgacgacgacaaggCGAAGTGTTGTTGTCGTTGCTGCGGAGCGAGTGTGGAGAAGAATTCCCACTTCTCTCCCTGTGCTTCAATCAAGTCTTGCTTTGATAGTCCTGACGATACCCAGAAGGGGTATTTTGTCACAGAGGCAGAGGATGGAGATTTTCGGAGCGGATCGGAGTTGTTTGTGAAGGAAGGCATTCAGGGGATTGAAGAAGCTGGAAGATTCGTTGTGGTTTCTGAAGATTGTCAAGCATTTGGGGATGTTAAgttggagctagaggaggacgACAAGTGTTCGTCGCCTTCATCAGAATATGGTGTTAAAGAAATGGTGGAGAATGACGATGGGAAGGTCGAACTGGTGACTGAGAAGGTGCGCGAAGTCCTTGCCGAGGATGATAGGAATGTGTTTGTTGTTGAGAGGCGTATGCCTGATGAGACTGATCAGAGCATGCTTCAATTCGGTGGCGGAAAAGGCCAATCAGCGGCCGTGAACGAGCTCTCCTCTCGCCACTTGGAGTTTGTGGAGGTTTCTGAAGATCGTCAAGCATATTGGGGTGTTAAGGTGGagccaaaggaggaggaggaggacaagtGTTCGTCGCCTTCTTCAGAATCTGGTATTAAAGAAATGGTGGAGAATGAGGATCACAAGGTCGAACTGGAGATTGAGAAGGAGCAGAGAGTCATTGCCGAGGATgatagaaatgtgttttttgtTCGGAGGCATATGTCTGATGAGACTGATCCGAGAATGCTTCAATTCGGCAGCAGAAAACGCCAATCAAAGGCTGGCATGGAGCTCTCATCTCGCCATTTGGAGTTTTACATCGGAAACAATGAGTGCGAGTTGATTCCAGTGGAACTGAAAGGGCTGTACACAATCAAAGAGGAAGATCATGAAAACTGTGGACAACAGGATGTCATTTTGGACTTCTGCTCCTCTCCTGGGAAGCAGATTGAGGTTGTGGAGGATAAGGTTAAGGGCGATTCGCTTCAGAGTGAAGGTTTCACGATAAAATTCGAAACCAAGGAGCTGAAAAAAATCGATTCTTCCGAAGCCGCGGAATTGGATGAGAATGTGTTATATCATGCACAAGAGAAGGATAGCAATGAGCAAGTTGCTGTTACTCAAGCAACCAGGACTTTCGGAGTGGGAAGTGATGATGTTCTTCAAGGAACTGCAGAAACGGCAGGAGGATTCGAAAGTTCAGACTTTCACCCAG GAGCCGAAGAGGAGTGTAATTCTCAGAATGATGAGGTCGACGCAGAGATTTCAATCGGGACAGAGATTCCTGATCAAGAAACAGTAGATGAGATTCATACTCAAGAATCGTTCCCTTCGTTTCATTGCACACAGGAAGATACTTCTACTAGATATGACATTCTCAGCGCTAATTTTGAGCACG GGTTTATGCAAACTGAAAGAAATATAGAATTCCATACTGTCTCGTTTGGAGCGAGCGAGCTAGAAGATAATGGTCAAGTGCAATTGTGTATGGAGAGTAATGAGAATATTGAAGATGAGAAAATGCCGGATACACCCACTTCCATCGATAGCCTGCATAGGAGATTACTCCTTCTGGACAGGAGAGAATCTGGGATGGAAGATTCTGTAGAGTCGTTGGACGGGAGCGTGATCAGTGATATTGATGGTGGTGAAGGAACTCTCACCGTTGAGAAGCTGAAATCGGCATTGAGATCCGAAAGGAAGGCCTTACATGCTCTATATGCAGAACTTGAAGAAGAGCGGAGCGCTTCTGCTGTCGCGGCAAGCCAAACAATGGCAATGATCAACCGCCTCCAGGAAGAGAAGGCCGCGATGCAAATGGAGGCCTTGCAGTATCAGAGAATGATGGAAGAGCAATCCGAGTACGATCAAGAAGCATTGCAGCTTCTAAATGATCTTATGGTGAAGcgagaaaaggagaaggaagaattGGAGCAGGAGCTCGAGGTGTATCGCCAGAAGGTCGAGGAGTACAAGGCCAAGGAACATATGATGATCGTGAGAAGACACCGAACTTCATCTGCATCTTGTAGCAATTCCGAGGACGGTGATGGATTATTGGTCGATTTGAATGGTGAGGCGAAGGAGGAGGGCGGCCTTTCTGGTGACCGAAACGGAAGCCATGAGAAAACCCCAAGTGATGCAGTTGTGTATCTGGAGGAGTCATTGGAGGACTTTGAGGAAGAGAGGTTGTACATTCTAGAGCAGCTCAAGGCTCTGGAAGAGAAGCTCTTCGGAATGAGCTATGAAGAAGGACAACATTTTGAGGACGTGAAGCCAATGATCTGTCACTCCTACAAGGAAAACGGCAACGGTCACAGCGATCACTTGTCGAATGGTGGAGGTAATGGGAATGGAAACGGATATTCCAAAATGAATGGAAAACACCAGGAACACAGGGGACTTGGGGGCCCTAAGGCGAAGAGGCTGCTTCCTCTTTTTGATGCAGTTGGTGCAGAAACAGAATTAGATGGTGAGCTGTGCGGAGACGAACACCATGCTGAGGACAAGAGGCTCGCGATCGAGGAAGAAGTAGACTACGTATATGAGAGATTGCAGGCCCTTGAAGCTGACAGGGAGTTCCTAAAGCACTGTGTCAACTCATTGAGGAAGGGCGATAAAGGATTGCATCTTCTCCAAGAGATCTTGCAACACCTTCGCGATTTAAGGACCGTCGAGGTCCGTGTTAGGAACATGACCGATGGCGTAATGCAGTGA